From Synergistales bacterium, the proteins below share one genomic window:
- a CDS encoding amidohydrolase, which produces MTDIATGAAALAPKLSELRRDIHRHPELGFEEHRTAGIVAEELESAGIEVRRNVAGTGVAGILRGFAEGPGVALRADMDALRVEEQTGADYASVNPGVMHACGHDVHTTCLLGAALLLAERRNELPGTVTFIFQPSEEYNDGAKAMVAQQVLHNPEVEAIFGLHT; this is translated from the coding sequence ATGACAGATATTGCCACGGGCGCCGCAGCCCTGGCGCCGAAACTCTCGGAACTCCGCAGGGATATCCACCGCCATCCCGAGCTTGGTTTTGAGGAACACCGGACAGCAGGCATTGTCGCCGAAGAGCTGGAATCCGCAGGCATCGAGGTACGGCGGAACGTGGCCGGCACAGGTGTGGCGGGCATCCTCCGGGGCTTTGCCGAGGGCCCCGGCGTCGCCCTCCGGGCCGACATGGACGCTCTGCGCGTCGAGGAACAGACCGGCGCGGACTACGCCTCCGTCAACCCGGGGGTCATGCACGCCTGCGGACACGATGTCCACACCACCTGCCTCCTCGGAGCGGCGCTCCTTCTGGCGGAGCGCCGGAACGAACTGCCGGGCACCGTCACCTTCATCTTCCAGCCTTCAGAGGAATACAACGACGGCGCCAAGGCCATGGTGGCGCAGCAGGTGCTCCACAACCCGGAGGTGGAGGCCATCTTCGGTCTGCACACC
- a CDS encoding serine hydroxymethyltransferase, whose product MYNLTAVDPEAAALVGRETVRESSTIELIASENFVPACIMEAQGSVLTNKYAEGYPGKRYHGGCGVIDDIETLAIERATSLFGADHANVQPHSGVNANLAAYMALLEPGDTILGMNLRHGGHLSHGSQASITGRYYRAFAYGVDPETEQLDYPRIEEMAREHRPRMIVAGGSAYARVIDFHRLREIADQVGAYLLVDMAHIAGLVAAGLHPSPVPCADVVTSTTTKTLRGARGGFILCRKEHAAAIDKAVFPGTQGGPILQNVLAKAVTFRIAATEEFRSYAEQVRSNARTMAETLAKDGLRIVSGGTDNHLLLVDLRPRGHTGAAAETALDSVGITVNKNMIPFDPAPPAVTSGIRIGTAAVTSRGFTERDIEQVAGLITKVLEEEEGFDPTPYRQEVARICRKRPLYLAPVEAGAAQVS is encoded by the coding sequence ATGTACAACCTTACGGCAGTCGACCCGGAAGCCGCGGCGCTTGTCGGCAGGGAGACAGTCCGCGAGAGCTCGACCATCGAGCTGATCGCCTCGGAGAACTTCGTCCCGGCCTGCATCATGGAGGCCCAGGGCTCGGTGCTGACCAACAAGTACGCCGAAGGCTACCCGGGCAAACGATACCACGGCGGCTGCGGGGTCATCGACGACATCGAAACGCTGGCCATCGAACGGGCCACATCGCTCTTCGGGGCCGACCACGCCAACGTGCAGCCCCACTCGGGCGTCAACGCCAACCTCGCCGCCTACATGGCGCTTCTGGAACCGGGGGACACCATTCTGGGGATGAACCTCCGCCACGGGGGACACCTCTCCCACGGCAGCCAGGCGAGCATCACCGGCAGGTACTACCGGGCCTTCGCCTACGGGGTGGACCCGGAGACGGAACAGCTCGACTACCCCCGGATCGAAGAGATGGCCCGGGAGCACAGGCCGCGGATGATCGTCGCCGGCGGCAGCGCCTACGCCCGGGTCATCGACTTCCACCGGCTCCGGGAGATCGCCGACCAGGTCGGCGCCTACCTGCTGGTCGACATGGCCCACATTGCAGGGCTGGTAGCCGCGGGGCTCCATCCCAGCCCCGTCCCCTGCGCCGATGTGGTCACCAGCACCACCACCAAGACGCTGCGGGGCGCCCGGGGCGGCTTCATCCTCTGCCGGAAGGAGCACGCCGCCGCGATCGACAAGGCGGTCTTCCCCGGCACCCAGGGCGGCCCGATCCTCCAGAACGTACTGGCCAAGGCGGTGACCTTCCGCATCGCCGCCACCGAGGAATTCCGGAGCTACGCGGAGCAGGTGCGGTCCAACGCACGGACCATGGCGGAGACCCTCGCAAAGGACGGCCTCCGGATCGTTTCGGGAGGAACGGACAACCATCTCCTGCTGGTGGACCTCCGGCCCCGGGGACACACCGGCGCCGCGGCCGAAACGGCCCTGGACAGCGTAGGGATCACCGTCAACAAGAACATGATCCCCTTCGACCCCGCCCCGCCAGCCGTCACCAGCGGCATCCGCATCGGCACCGCCGCGGTCACCTCCAGGGGCTTCACCGAAAGGGACATCGAGCAGGTTGCAGGGCTGATCACCAAGGTGCTGGAGGAGGAGGAAGGCTTCGATCCCACACCGTACCGGCAGGAGGTCGCCCGCATCTGCCGGAAACGGCCGCTCTATCTCGCCCCCGTGGAGGCCGGCGCAGCCCAGGTATCTTGA
- the nuoE gene encoding NADH-quinone oxidoreductase subunit NuoE yields the protein MTTSAAEQESGEFDLTILDGIIEEALGEHQGLIPILQNLQDAYGYLPREVLTATAERLNMPYSKIFGVATFYSQFHLTPRGRHIIQQCDGTACHVKGGTRVRKAIEDTLGIKPGETSEDLRFTYEVVYCLGSCGLAPAAMVDDEVVGRLTPEKMKAILESLD from the coding sequence GTGACGACATCTGCCGCAGAGCAGGAGAGCGGGGAATTCGATCTGACCATCCTCGACGGCATCATCGAGGAGGCCTTGGGGGAACACCAGGGGCTGATCCCGATTCTGCAGAATCTGCAGGACGCCTACGGGTATCTGCCCAGGGAGGTGCTGACGGCCACGGCGGAGCGGCTGAACATGCCCTACAGCAAGATCTTCGGGGTGGCCACCTTCTATTCCCAGTTCCATCTGACGCCGCGGGGGCGGCATATCATCCAGCAGTGCGACGGGACGGCCTGCCACGTCAAGGGGGGCACCCGGGTCCGCAAGGCCATCGAGGACACCCTGGGAATCAAACCCGGCGAGACCAGCGAGGATCTGCGGTTCACCTACGAGGTGGTCTACTGCCTGGGTTCCTGCGGTCTGGCGCCGGCGGCCATGGTGGACGACGAGGTGGTCGGACGGCTGACACCGGAGAAGATGAAAGCGATTCTCGAGTCCCTGGACTGA
- a CDS encoding FAD-dependent oxidoreductase, with product MPEPQYRSHVLCCRGTSCTAGGSSDMLERFREQVRRWGLEDEVLVSFTGCHGLCSIGPIVVIYPEDILYCQVEPEDVPEIVEETLVGGNLVERLLYREPRTGMPIPHYHRIPFYGRQQRVILRNCGLINPERIEEYFARDGYRGLARALQGMSPDEVIGEVKESGLRGRGGGGFPTSKKWEFTRRAEGRPKYVVCNADEGDPGAFMDRSLIEGDPHSLLEGMCIAGYAIGAGRGFVYCRAEYPLAIKRLQIAIDQAREYGLLGSDILGSGFAFDIEIKEGAGAFVCGEETALMASIEGRRGEPRPRPPFPAQKGLWGQPTNINNVKSYAAVPQILSKGAGWFADMGTENSKGTAVFALTGKVNNTGLLEIPMGTTLGEIIFEIGNGIAKDRKFKAVQTGGPLGGCLAAESLNLPVDFDSLMEAGALMGSGGMIVVDEVTCMVELAKFFLQFALAESCGQCPPCRVGGQKMLEILERITRGEGRMEDLDMLEDLAHTMQKGSLCALGQGTPNPVVATLRFFREEYEAHILDRRCPAGACKALAPSPCQSGCPAEVQVPIYVANIAEGNLQEALRVHRESNPFVSVCGRVCPAFCEDKCRRGELDEPVAIRDLKRYMADHESGRWRPRPLEPRKEESIAIVGGGPGGLTAALRLGQMGYATTIYEGREELGGMMRWGIPTYRLPRDVLDNEIQSILRIGTVKVCTGIKMGRDVLLEELQDRHNAVLLAFGAQGCRCMGIPGEELKGVMMGMEYLSMLNSGEDVSFVRGKRIAVVGGGNVAMDAARSLLRLGALEVHLLYRRERSDMPAIEEEVTATEDEGIHFHALTRRWRRRKLTAEEERVRFHYLTAPVSIEGRNGHVHRVHCRRYCLHDESGCPQFDDSARKRPFAAAGEDFHLQVDLVVMAIGQHVEQPGLSEEGVRVKRDGTVDVEPRSFQTSREGVFSIGDCVLGPASVVEAVGHANRAARAIHRYLRGMPLPEPAHFLPRPEPRRFDMSEEDAERPRVRGSVLAPETRVHDFREVELGYPSEETAACEARRCLRCDLEEYE from the coding sequence ATGCCTGAACCACAGTACCGTTCACACGTCCTCTGTTGCAGAGGCACAAGCTGTACCGCCGGCGGCTCCTCGGACATGCTGGAGCGTTTCCGGGAGCAGGTCCGCCGGTGGGGGCTGGAAGACGAGGTGCTGGTGTCGTTCACCGGCTGCCACGGCCTCTGTTCCATCGGTCCCATCGTGGTGATCTACCCGGAGGATATCCTCTACTGTCAGGTGGAACCCGAGGATGTCCCCGAGATCGTCGAGGAGACGCTGGTGGGCGGCAACCTGGTGGAGCGCCTGCTCTACAGGGAGCCCCGCACCGGCATGCCGATCCCCCACTACCACAGGATCCCCTTCTACGGCAGACAGCAGCGGGTGATCCTGCGGAACTGCGGGCTCATCAACCCCGAGCGGATCGAGGAGTACTTCGCCCGCGACGGCTACCGGGGTCTGGCCCGGGCGCTGCAGGGGATGAGCCCCGACGAGGTGATCGGGGAGGTGAAGGAGTCCGGTCTCCGGGGCCGCGGCGGCGGCGGATTCCCCACCAGCAAGAAGTGGGAGTTCACCCGCAGGGCCGAAGGCCGCCCGAAGTACGTGGTCTGCAACGCCGACGAGGGCGACCCGGGGGCCTTCATGGACCGGAGTCTCATCGAGGGCGATCCCCACTCGCTGCTGGAGGGGATGTGCATCGCCGGATACGCCATCGGCGCCGGGAGGGGCTTTGTCTACTGCCGGGCCGAGTATCCCCTGGCCATCAAACGGCTGCAGATCGCCATCGACCAGGCCCGGGAGTACGGCCTGCTGGGGAGCGACATCCTCGGCTCGGGCTTTGCCTTCGATATCGAGATCAAGGAGGGCGCCGGCGCCTTTGTCTGCGGCGAGGAGACGGCCCTGATGGCCTCCATCGAGGGTCGGCGCGGCGAACCCCGTCCGCGGCCGCCCTTCCCCGCGCAGAAAGGGCTGTGGGGACAGCCCACCAACATCAACAACGTGAAGAGCTACGCCGCCGTGCCGCAGATCCTGAGCAAAGGCGCGGGGTGGTTCGCCGATATGGGAACGGAAAACAGCAAAGGCACGGCGGTCTTCGCCCTCACCGGCAAGGTGAACAACACCGGACTGCTGGAGATCCCCATGGGGACCACCCTGGGGGAGATCATCTTCGAGATCGGCAACGGTATCGCCAAGGACAGGAAGTTCAAGGCCGTCCAGACCGGCGGCCCTCTGGGCGGATGTCTGGCCGCCGAATCGCTGAACCTGCCGGTGGATTTCGATTCCCTCATGGAGGCCGGGGCGCTGATGGGCTCCGGCGGCATGATCGTCGTCGACGAGGTGACCTGCATGGTGGAGCTGGCCAAGTTCTTCCTCCAGTTCGCCCTGGCCGAGTCCTGCGGTCAGTGTCCCCCCTGCCGGGTGGGCGGCCAGAAGATGCTGGAGATCCTCGAGCGGATCACCCGGGGCGAGGGACGCATGGAGGATCTGGACATGCTGGAGGACCTCGCCCACACCATGCAGAAGGGGTCGCTCTGCGCCCTGGGCCAGGGGACGCCGAATCCGGTGGTGGCCACCCTGCGCTTCTTCCGGGAGGAGTACGAGGCCCACATCCTCGACAGGCGCTGTCCGGCGGGGGCCTGCAAGGCCCTGGCGCCGTCGCCCTGTCAGAGCGGCTGCCCCGCCGAGGTGCAGGTGCCGATCTATGTGGCCAACATCGCCGAGGGGAACCTCCAGGAGGCCCTGCGGGTGCACCGGGAGTCCAACCCCTTTGTCTCCGTCTGCGGCCGGGTCTGCCCCGCCTTCTGCGAGGACAAGTGCCGCCGGGGCGAGCTGGACGAACCGGTGGCCATCCGGGATCTCAAACGCTACATGGCCGACCATGAGAGCGGCAGATGGCGTCCCCGGCCGCTGGAACCGCGCAAGGAGGAGAGCATCGCCATCGTGGGCGGCGGCCCCGGGGGGCTCACGGCGGCGCTGCGGCTCGGTCAGATGGGCTATGCCACCACGATCTACGAGGGCAGGGAGGAGCTGGGCGGCATGATGCGGTGGGGGATCCCCACCTATCGGCTGCCCCGGGATGTGCTGGACAACGAGATCCAGTCGATCCTCCGCATCGGCACGGTGAAGGTCTGCACCGGCATCAAGATGGGCCGCGACGTGCTGCTGGAGGAGCTGCAGGACCGCCACAACGCCGTGCTGCTGGCCTTCGGCGCCCAGGGCTGCCGCTGTATGGGCATCCCCGGCGAGGAGCTGAAGGGGGTCATGATGGGGATGGAGTACCTCTCCATGCTCAACAGCGGCGAGGATGTCTCCTTCGTCAGGGGCAAGCGCATCGCCGTGGTCGGCGGCGGCAATGTGGCCATGGACGCCGCCCGCTCGCTGCTGCGGCTCGGCGCCCTGGAGGTGCACCTCCTCTACCGGCGGGAGCGGAGCGACATGCCCGCCATCGAGGAAGAGGTCACGGCCACCGAGGACGAGGGCATCCATTTCCACGCCCTGACCCGGCGCTGGCGGCGGCGGAAGCTCACCGCCGAGGAGGAGCGGGTGCGTTTCCACTACCTGACGGCGCCGGTCTCCATCGAGGGCCGGAACGGCCATGTCCACCGGGTGCACTGCCGGCGGTACTGTCTGCACGACGAGAGCGGCTGTCCCCAGTTCGACGATTCCGCCCGGAAGCGTCCCTTTGCCGCCGCGGGCGAGGACTTCCATCTCCAGGTGGATCTGGTGGTGATGGCCATCGGACAGCATGTGGAGCAGCCGGGTCTGAGCGAAGAAGGGGTCCGGGTGAAACGGGACGGAACGGTGGATGTGGAGCCCCGTTCCTTCCAGACCTCCCGTGAAGGGGTCTTCTCCATCGGCGACTGTGTCCTGGGACCGGCCAGCGTGGTGGAGGCCGTCGGCCATGCCAACAGGGCCGCCCGGGCGATCCACCGCTATCTGCGGGGCATGCCGCTGCCCGAACCGGCGCACTTCCTCCCTCGACCGGAGCCCAGGCGTTTCGACATGAGCGAGGAGGACGCCGAACGGCCGCGGGTGAGGGGATCGGTGCTGGCGCCGGAGACCCGGGTCCACGACTTCCGCGAGGTGGAGCTGGGGTACCCCAGCGAGGAGACCGCGGCGTGCGAGGCCCGGCGTTGTCTGCGCTGCGACCTGGAAGAGTACGAGTAG